TAAACGGCCGGCTTCGGGTACCATTGGGTGATCTGATAGGCTTGTTCCAGATGTCCGAGTCTGGACATGGTTCCTTTGGGAAGCTTGATATAGAATGGAGTGCTAATCTGAATAGATGCCCCTGGTCTTAGGGGTTCATCTAGATAGAGCAGGCAGATATCGATATGGTCCGGATGATAGTCCCAGCGAATGGGTCGACCACCGACTTTGAAATCGAGGGAATCGATCCACCCTTGTTGATGCGGGGCATCCAGATATTTGCGCTTTCCACCGGCCGCACGCTTCTGCTTGCCCAGAGCGGTCTCGTTGTTTCGATACGCATTGGGCCAGATATGGAAGTAGAGCGTATCTAGGATGTCAGGAGAATTATTGATGTATTCTATCTCCTCATAGGCGGAGAGTGAATGCTCCTCATCGTTGAGGCTGACATCTATTCGGTAATTGACCTCTTGCTGAAAATATTCCTGTGCAGTGAGAAGCGAAGCACTGACCACCGTTATCAGGAATATGAAATACCTATGCATGAACTGTTGATGATTCACCTGTACGAGAATCGTTGAGAGTGGGTCGA
The Flavobacteriales bacterium genome window above contains:
- a CDS encoding M1 family peptidase; translated protein: MHRYFIFLITVVSASLLTAQEYFQQEVNYRIDVSLNDEEHSLSAYEEIEYINNSPDILDTLYFHIWPNAYRNNETALGKQKRAAGGKRKYLDAPHQQGWIDSLDFKVGGRPIRWDYHPDHIDICLLYLDEPLRPGASIQISTPFYIKLPKGTMSRLGHLEQAYQITQWYPKPAV